One stretch of Lysobacter sp. KIS68-7 DNA includes these proteins:
- a CDS encoding methyl-accepting chemotaxis protein, translated as MSTMMEKGRSLGTTAWIVLLVLSMAVLAGNTGVATYRSSQLAGANASAASLQVQSQQLAVQGREAVSGKPEAFAAFRKTRDEIEGNVVKLRANYGDKAGVTAPIEQVVTTWAPLGKNADQVIGAEKTVVEFADHADKFTARVPQLQAQLDEVVRAMSAGGAPSSQVYIALRQVVLASTMAQRVTQIRAGGATASLAGDALKRDTDVFENVLKGLRDGGSANVQKLSNGSAIAALNQASVLWTDMRKDLDAILAGSNNLFAAQTAAASITGGSDALLESSQGLFDALTAFGSVKSTNPIGHPLVSLVAGALAVFSILGLLFSLWRAQQKRFETTKELNDRNQEAIMRLLDEMGSLAEGDLTVKATVTEDMTGAIADSINFAVEQLRSLVATINDTSVQVASSAQETQATAMHLAEAAEHQAQEINSASDKITEIAASINQVSRNSAESADVAQRSVQIATKGAGVVRQTIAGMDSIRDQIQETSKRIKRLGESSQEIGSIVELINDISEQTNILALNAAIQAASAGEAGRGFAVVADEVQRLAERASNATKRIETLVQTIQSDTNEAVSSMEQTTSEVVAGARLAEDAGTALGEIEKVSSDLSNLIQGISTAAQQQSSAASNITATMNTIQQITSQTSQGASQTAESIGNLAQLAADLRRSVADFKLPA; from the coding sequence ATGAGCACGATGATGGAAAAGGGGCGCAGCCTGGGCACCACCGCCTGGATCGTCTTGCTGGTCTTGTCGATGGCGGTCCTTGCCGGCAACACGGGCGTTGCGACCTATCGCAGCAGCCAGCTGGCCGGCGCCAACGCCTCGGCGGCGAGCCTGCAGGTGCAGTCGCAGCAGCTCGCGGTGCAGGGCCGTGAAGCGGTGTCGGGCAAGCCCGAAGCCTTCGCCGCCTTCAGGAAGACGCGCGACGAGATCGAAGGCAACGTCGTCAAGCTGCGCGCCAACTACGGCGACAAGGCCGGCGTCACCGCCCCGATCGAACAGGTCGTGACCACCTGGGCGCCGCTCGGCAAGAACGCCGACCAGGTGATCGGCGCCGAGAAGACGGTGGTCGAATTCGCCGACCACGCCGACAAGTTCACCGCCCGCGTCCCGCAGCTGCAGGCGCAGCTCGACGAAGTCGTGCGCGCGATGTCCGCCGGCGGCGCACCCTCCTCGCAGGTCTACATCGCCCTGCGCCAGGTGGTGCTCGCCTCGACCATGGCCCAGCGCGTCACGCAGATCCGCGCCGGTGGCGCGACCGCGAGCCTGGCCGGCGACGCCCTCAAGCGCGATACCGACGTGTTCGAAAACGTCCTCAAGGGCCTGCGCGACGGCGGCTCGGCCAACGTGCAGAAGCTGAGCAACGGCTCGGCCATCGCCGCGCTGAACCAGGCCAGCGTGCTGTGGACCGACATGCGCAAGGACCTGGACGCGATCCTCGCCGGTTCGAACAACCTGTTCGCCGCGCAGACCGCGGCCGCGTCGATCACGGGCGGTTCGGATGCCCTGCTCGAAAGCAGCCAGGGCCTGTTCGACGCGCTGACCGCCTTCGGCTCGGTCAAGAGCACCAACCCGATCGGCCACCCGCTGGTCAGCCTCGTGGCCGGTGCGCTCGCGGTGTTCTCGATCCTCGGCCTGCTCTTCAGCTTGTGGCGCGCGCAGCAGAAGCGCTTCGAAACCACGAAGGAACTGAACGACCGCAACCAGGAGGCGATCATGCGCCTCCTCGACGAAATGGGCTCGCTCGCAGAAGGCGACCTGACGGTGAAGGCGACGGTCACCGAAGACATGACCGGCGCGATCGCGGACTCGATCAACTTCGCGGTCGAACAGCTCCGCAGCCTCGTGGCCACGATTAACGACACGTCGGTGCAGGTGGCCTCCAGCGCGCAGGAAACGCAGGCGACCGCCATGCACCTCGCCGAAGCCGCGGAACACCAGGCGCAGGAAATCAACTCGGCCTCCGACAAGATCACGGAAATCGCAGCCTCGATCAACCAGGTGTCGCGCAACTCGGCCGAATCGGCGGACGTGGCGCAGCGCTCGGTGCAGATCGCGACCAAGGGCGCCGGCGTCGTGCGCCAGACCATCGCGGGCATGGACTCGATTCGCGACCAGATCCAGGAAACCTCGAAGCGAATCAAGCGCCTCGGCGAAAGCTCGCAGGAAATCGGCTCGATCGTTGAACTCATCAACGACATCTCGGAGCAGACGAACATCCTCGCGCTGAACGCCGCGATTCAGGCCGCCTCGGCGGGTGAAGCGGGCCGCGGCTTCGCGGTCGTGGCGGACGAAGTGCAGCGACTCGCCGAACGCGCGTCCAACGCGACGAAGCGAATCGAAACGCTGGTGCAGACGATTCAGTCCGACACCAACGAAGCGGTGAGCTCGATGGAGCAGACGACCTCCGAAGTGGTCGCCGGTGCACGCCTCGCGGAAGACGCGGGTACGGCACTGGGCGAGATCGAAAAGGTGTCGTCCGACTTGTCGAACCTCATTCAGGGCATCTCGACCGCGGCGCAGCAGCAGTCCAGCGCCGCGTCGAACATCACCGCCACGATGAACACCATCCAGCAGATCACCTCGCAGACCTCGCAGGGCGCGAGCCAGACGGCCGAATCGATCGGCAACCTGGCCCAGCTCGCTGCCGACCTGCGTCGTTCGGTCGCGGACTTCAAGTTGCCGGCCTGA
- the pilG gene encoding twitching motility response regulator PilG: protein MQEEGATASLGGLRVMVIDDSKTIRRTAETLLKREGAEVVTATDGFEALAKIADNQPQIIFVDIMMPRLDGYQTCALIKNNALFKSTPVIMLSSKDGLFDKARGRIVGSEQYLTKPFTREELLDAIRKHVNA from the coding sequence ATGCAGGAAGAGGGCGCGACCGCCAGCCTCGGTGGCCTGAGGGTGATGGTCATCGACGACTCGAAGACGATCCGGCGCACCGCCGAGACCTTGCTCAAGCGCGAGGGCGCGGAGGTCGTGACCGCGACCGACGGCTTCGAGGCGCTCGCGAAGATCGCCGACAACCAGCCGCAGATCATTTTCGTCGACATCATGATGCCGAGGCTCGACGGATATCAGACCTGCGCGCTGATCAAGAACAATGCGCTGTTCAAATCCACGCCCGTGATCATGCTGTCCTCCAAGGACGGCCTGTTCGACAAGGCGCGGGGCCGCATCGTCGGCTCCGAGCAATACCTGACAAAACCATTCACACGCGAAGAACTGCTCGACGCGATCCGCAAGCACGTCAACGCCTGA
- a CDS encoding response regulator encodes MARILLIEDSPTDTAVLTQLLERNGHQVLASASAEDGIAVCKRELPDLVLMDVILPGMNGFQATRALSKDAATSAIPVLIVSTKGMETDKAWGLRQGAKDYIVKPPHEPSLIARINELLGA; translated from the coding sequence ATGGCTCGAATTTTGTTGATCGAGGATTCGCCGACCGATACGGCGGTCCTGACCCAGTTGCTGGAACGCAATGGCCACCAGGTCCTTGCCTCGGCGAGCGCGGAGGACGGCATCGCCGTCTGCAAGCGCGAGCTTCCCGACCTCGTCCTCATGGACGTCATCCTGCCCGGCATGAACGGGTTCCAGGCCACGCGCGCACTGTCCAAGGACGCCGCGACGAGCGCCATCCCCGTGCTGATCGTGAGCACGAAGGGCATGGAAACCGACAAGGCCTGGGGTTTGCGGCAAGGAGCCAAGGACTACATCGTGAAGCCGCCGCATGAGCCGAGCCTCATTGCGCGGATCAACGAACTCCTGGGCGCGTAA
- a CDS encoding chemotaxis protein CheW yields the protein MTAPSRTRHSPYEVIAEYERRSLAHVAGLPEQLDSPGLWRGVGYRIGSHRLASGFDEVVEILPLPPVTPVPGAQPWMLGVANIRGNLLPIVDLKQFLEGERTVLHEGQRVLIVRQSGGDVAVTIDELYGQRSFVDEQKIDTDGIAVGRYAYFVDRAYKLGDHPWGVFSLSLLARTPEFRQAAA from the coding sequence ATGACCGCTCCGTCCCGCACGCGCCATTCGCCGTACGAGGTCATCGCGGAGTACGAGCGCCGCAGCCTCGCGCACGTCGCAGGCCTGCCCGAACAGCTGGACTCGCCGGGCCTGTGGCGCGGCGTCGGTTACCGCATCGGGTCGCATCGCCTGGCCTCGGGCTTCGATGAAGTCGTCGAAATCCTGCCGCTCCCGCCGGTCACGCCGGTGCCGGGTGCGCAGCCGTGGATGCTCGGCGTCGCCAACATCCGCGGCAACCTGCTGCCGATCGTCGACCTCAAGCAGTTCCTCGAAGGCGAGCGCACCGTGCTCCACGAAGGCCAGCGCGTGCTGATCGTCCGCCAGTCGGGCGGCGACGTCGCGGTGACCATCGACGAGCTCTACGGCCAGCGCTCCTTCGTCGACGAGCAGAAGATCGACACGGACGGCATCGCCGTAGGCCGCTACGCGTATTTCGTCGACCGCGCCTACAAGCTCGGCGACCACCCCTGGGGCGTCTTCAGCCTGTCGTTGCTGGCGCGCACCCCCGAATTCCGACAAGCCGCGGCCTGA